The stretch of DNA ATGGAGAAAAAAGAAGCCAAAAAACATTTTTAAGCCGCTTTCTCAATTAAAAATGAGATTTCCATATGAATTCTCATTTAAAAGTGGAGAATGAATAAAATTATCGAATAAGCGTTCGCTTTTTTCTTGTATATTTCTCAATAAAGGAGTATAGTAGAGATAGAAAGAAAAGCATATCACCTTTAAGGAGGAACTATTTTGAGCGATCGTAAAGCGGCTTTGGATATGGCCTTGAAACAAATAGAAAAACAATTCGGGAAAGGTTCCGTCATGAAAATGGGAGAACAGACGGACCGTGAAATTTCCACATCATCGAGTGGCTCGCTTGCACTCGACGCCGCTCTTGGAGTCGGCGGCTACCCGCGCGGCCGGGTAATCGAAATCTATGGCCCGGAAAGTTCGGGTAAAACGACTGTCGCGCTCCATGCCATTGCAGAAGTGCAGGCGGCAGGCGGACAGGCGGCCTTCATCGATGCGGAGCATGCGCTCGATCCGGTCTATGCGCAAAAGTTGGGCGTCGATATCGACGAATTGCTATTATCCCAGCCGGATACGGGAGAGCAGGCGCTGGAAATCGCAGAAGCGCTCGTTCGAAGCGGTGCAATCGACATCATCGTCATAGACTCGGTGGCGGCGCTCGTCCCGAAAGCGGAAATCGAAGGAGAGATGGGGGATTCCCACGTAGGCCTTCAAGCCCGTCTCATGTCCCAAGCATTGCGTAAACTTTCCGGAGCGATCAATAAGTCGAAAACTATCGCAGTATTCATCAACCAAATCCGTGAAAAAGTCGGTGTCATGTTCGGTAATCCGGAAGTGACACCGGGAGGTCGTGCCTTGAAATTCTATTCCTCCGTGCGATTGGATGTCCGCCGCGGAGAAGCGATTAAGCAAGGTAACGATATCATGGGGAACAAAACGCGGATCCGCGTCGTGAAAAACAAAGTCGCGCCACCATTCCGCACAGCGGAAGTCGATATCATGTACGGGGAAGGGATCTCCAAGGAAGGGGAAATCGTCGACCTCGGTGCCGAATTGGATGTCGTCCAAAAAAGCGGTTCCTGGTATTCCTACGAAGGCGAACGCCTTGGACAAGGCCGCGAGAACGCGAAACAATTCCTCAAGGAAAATCCGGAGATCCGCAACGAAATCGCCAATAAGATCCGTGATTCATACGGAATGGCCAGTGCCAACTATGTCATCGCCGCCCATGAAGAGGACGAAGACGAGGACGAAGTGCTGGAACTATTGCTGGACGAAGAATGATCCTATCAAAACCGAACCACCCAAAAACGGGCGGTTCGGTTTTTCGTATTCTCTCGGATTTTACAAAGTGCAGATAGCAGCGTACCTTGTATTTTGGCTCCCACTGGGGAGTCTCCCACCTGGAGCAGAATCCCGGTCAGTCACTATAAAATCGGAAAGCCGTAATATTATTCCAAACCCGCGCTCCAATCCTTGACATGTCAATTTCACACCGATACAATTAATAGTGTATAATTTCAAATTCCTGAAATGAATATTGGCAGTATGTTGAACCTTAATATACGAGCCGACTGAAAATGAAAAGAATAGCAGGAGGAGGTGATCTGGATGTTAGGAAATATCATCTCCGCTTTGCTCGGGCTCATCGTCGGTGCCGTTGTTATCTATTTTGTTAATAAGAAAGTGAATGAATCAAAAGTTACGGGTGCCAAATACTCGGCAGAACAAATCGTCGAAGAGGCGAAGCGTGAAGCGGAGGCCATGAAAAAAGAGGCACTACTGGAAGCGAAGGATGAAACTCACAAACTGAGAATTGAAGCGGAAAGTGAAATCCGTGAAAGAAGGGCGGAACTGCAAAAGCAGGAAAACCGTCTTCTGCAACGGGAGGAAAATCATGACCGCAAGGATGATGCTCTCAACAAAAGAGAAGCGGGTCTGGAGCGCAAAGAAGAAGCGCTAACCGGAAGACAACAGCATATTGAACAGATGGAACGCAAGGCGGAAGAACTTGTTACCCTGCAACAGGCGGAACTCGAAAGAATCTCTTCATTGACGCGGGATGAGGCGAAGCATCTTATCCTGGACGAAGTGGAAAAAGAGCTTTCCACCGATATCGCTGTCATGACGAAGGAATCGGAACAGCGTGCAAAAGAGGAATCCGATAAGCGAGCACGTGAAATCCTTTCCCTTGCTCTGCAGCGTTTCGCAGCTGACCATGTCGCGGAAACAACCGTTTCGGTAGTCAACTTGCCGAATGATGAAATGAAAGGCCGCATCATTGGTCGGGAAGGGCGTAATATCCGGACGCTGGAGACATTGACGGGAATCGATCTCATCATTGACGATACACCGGAAGCTGTCATTCTGTCCGGGTTCGATCCGA from Bacillus sp. OxB-1 encodes:
- the recA gene encoding recombinase RecA, whose amino-acid sequence is MSDRKAALDMALKQIEKQFGKGSVMKMGEQTDREISTSSSGSLALDAALGVGGYPRGRVIEIYGPESSGKTTVALHAIAEVQAAGGQAAFIDAEHALDPVYAQKLGVDIDELLLSQPDTGEQALEIAEALVRSGAIDIIVIDSVAALVPKAEIEGEMGDSHVGLQARLMSQALRKLSGAINKSKTIAVFINQIREKVGVMFGNPEVTPGGRALKFYSSVRLDVRRGEAIKQGNDIMGNKTRIRVVKNKVAPPFRTAEVDIMYGEGISKEGEIVDLGAELDVVQKSGSWYSYEGERLGQGRENAKQFLKENPEIRNEIANKIRDSYGMASANYVIAAHEEDEDEDEVLELLLDEE